TGGATCCTCCAGAACTCCTACCCCCAGGTGAACGACCTCGCGGCGCTCGCCGCCAAGGCCGGTGTCCCCGCCGGGCTGACCGAGCAGGACGCGGCGGCCGGGACCCAGGTGGCGATCTGGCGCTACTCGGACGCGGCGAACGTGGACGCCGTCGACCCGCAGGCCGAGAAGCTCGCGGACTACCTGGAGAAGAGCGCCCGTGACCTCACGGAGCCGGCGGCCTCGCTGACCCTCGACCCGCCCGCGGTCTCCGGCCACCCAGGCGAGCTGCTCGGCCCGGTGACGGTGCACACCAACGCGGCCGGTACGACGGTCACGCCGCCGGCCGACGCGGCCACCAGCGGGGTGCGGATCGTCGGCAAGGACGGCAAGCCGGTGACCTCCGCGAGCAACGGCAGCGAGCTCTACTTCGACGTCCCCGAGGACGCGGGGGCGGGTGCGGCCGACCTCACCGTGCAGGCCTCCACCACCGTGCCGGTCGGCCGGGCCTTCGCCTCGGAGAGCCGCAGCCAGACGCAGATCCTGGCCGGTTCCAGCGAGTCGACCGTCTCGGCGACGGCGAGCGCGACCTGGGCGGAGCAGGGCGCCGTACCGGCCCTGTCCGCGGCCCGGAACTGCACCAAGGGCGGACTGGACATCACCGCGACCAACCAGGGCGACGAGGAGTTCGGCTTCGAGCTCATGGGCACGCAGTACGCCATCGCGGCGGGCGAGACCCGCACGGTGACGGTCCCGCTCCAGGAGGACCAGGCGTACGACTTCACGATCAAGGGCCCCGACGGCCTCGTGGAGCGTTTCACCGGGGTCCTGGACTGCCGCACCCGGAGCAGTGAGACGGGCGCCACCACTCAGACCCTCAGCGAGCCGAGCCCCGCCACGGTGGCCGCGCCCTCCGCCGACGTCAACCTCGCCGAGACCGGCGGCTCCGCTACGACGCCGCTGATCGCCGGGACCGCGATCGGGCTGGTGGTGATCGGGGGCGCCTTCCTGGTGCACACGGGCCGGAAGCAGAACCGCACGCACGACTGACCTCGGCGCCCCGGCGCGGGCAGAATGGCCCGCATGACGAAGTCAACCGCGTCAGCGGCGCGTCACCCGTCCTCGGAGTCCGTGCTGTCCCTGTGGTCGCAGGACTCGGTGCTGTCGATCGGCTCGGTGGGCTCGGTGCTGTCCATCGGCTCCGTCGGCTCGGCCCTGTCGGTCGGCTCGATCGGCAGCGCCCTGTCCGTCGGCTCGATCGGTTCCGCCCTCTCCCTGATCTCCACGGGGTCGTGGCTGAGCAAGGGGTCGTTGTTCTCGGCGCAGTCGAGCTGGTCGGTCCTGTCGTGGCGCGGTGACCGGGCGCTGCTGCGGTCCGCGGGGGCGGCCGGAGCGGTCGCCGTGGGCGCGGCCGTATGGCTGGCCGTGCGCGGGAGCGCGGACGGCTAGGGCCTGCCCGGCGGATCAGGCCGGCGTCGCGGTGGGCGGTGGCCGGTGCAGTGGGCGCGGCCGCCGCGGCCGGCGGAGGTTCCTCGGGCGGGGCGGGCGCCGCAGGCGCGCCCGCGCTGACGAGGCGCCCTTTCCCGCAGCCGGCTGATCCCGCGGACAGCCTCTACCGGCCCGTGCCGTTCAGGAGGTCGGCGTAGCCGCGGGCCTGGGCGGAGGCGTTGCGGTGCCAGTCGGACTGGGTGCGGTGTTCCTCGGCCAGGGAGGGTTCGGCGGTGACGAGCTGGTCGTAGACGGTGGCGATCTCGTCGTGCACGTCCGCGATGGCGAGCCGGTTGGCGCGCACGGCGTCCGCGTGACCGCGGTGGGCGTCGATGGCGTGCGGATCGGCGCCGAGGGGCGAGTTGGCCGGTCCCTGGGCGTGCAGGGCGCCGTACTCGTCGTTGAGCCGCGTGGCCCGGGCGTCCAGTTCCGTGCGCCGGGTGTGCAGGGCGGAGCCGCGGACGCGCAGGCTGGCCTCGTAGGCGTGCGAACCGGGAAAGCGGACCGCGTCCAGTCCCGAGGTGACGGCGTGCGGCCGGTCGGGCCGCAGCATGGCGTACCGGTCGTCGGCCTCGGCGGCCACTTCGAGCGTCTTCAGGTGCGGCGGCAGGGCGCTGCGTCCGATGGCCGCCCAGGCGTGCACATCGCCGTACCACTTCTCGTGGGCGGACTGGCGGGTGACACCGGCGACCTCCCCGATCTCGGCCCAGGTGGTCCCCCGCTCCCGCTCGGCGACCACGGCCTCCCGCACCACGTCCTCGACCCGGCGCTGGAGCTTCAGCGCGGTACGCAGCAGATCCCCGGGCGCGGGATCCGGCTCGACCGGGACGGCGTCGAGGACGGCGTCCACGAGCTGCCGCAGCGTGAGGGCGAGCGCGACGCGGGACTCGTCGCGGGGGGACAGACGATGGAGCTCGGGGGCGGCGGAGGCGTCCGGGGCGTCGGGCATGGCGTCAGGCTATCCCTGACAGTGATCACGCAGGGCGCCGTTCGCCCAGGTTCTCCCGGCCCGGGGCGGGGCTCGATGGGCATGTCACCGACAGGGCGCGTGAAACGCCAGGTCACAGCCCCCCGACCAAACGGGTTAACACCCGAGGGTGGACCTCAGGCAAGATGGGGTGTATCTGCCCACTGCCAGATTTCAAGCTGCCGGACGGTTTCTCTTGGCTGAGTACATCTACACCATGCGCAAGACGCGCAAGGCAATCGGCGACAAGGTCATCCTTGACGACGTCTCGCTGAACTTCCTGCCCGGCGCGAAGATCGGTGTGGTCGGCCCGAACGGTGCCGGTAAGTCCACGATCCTGAAGATCATGGCGGGGCTGGACCAGCCGTCGAACGGTGACGCGTTCCTCGCGCCCGGCTACACCGTCGGCATCCTCCTCCAGGAGCCCCCGCTCAACGAGGAGAAGACCGTCCTGGAGAACGTCCAGGAGGGTGTCGCCGAGGTCAAGGGCAAGCTCGACCGGTTCAACGAGATCGCCGAGCTGATGGCCACCGACTACAGCGACGCGCTCCTCGACGAGATGGGCAAGCTCCAGGAGGAGCTCGACCACGCCAACGCGTGGGACCTCGACGCTCAGCTGGAGCAGGCCATGGACGCCCTCGGGTGCCCCCCGGGCGACTGGGCCGTCACCAACCTCTCCGGTGGTGAGAAGCGGCGCGTGGCGCTCTGCAAGCTGCTGCTCGAAGCCCCCGACCTGCTGCTCCTCGACGAGCCCACCAACCACCTCGACGCCGAGTCGGTGAACTGGCTGGAGCAGCACCTCGCCAAGTACGACGGCACCATCGTCGCCGTCACCCACGACCGGTACTTCCTGGACAACGTCGCCGGCTGGATCTGCGAGGTCGACCGCGGCCGCCTGCACGGCTACGAGGGCAACTACTCCAAGTACCTGGAGACCAAGCAGACCCGTCTCAAGGTCGAGGGCCAGAAGGACGCCAAGCGCGCCAAGCGGCTCAAGGAAGAGCTCGAGTGGGTCCGCTCCAACGCCAAGGGGCGGCAGGCCAAGTCCAAGGCCCGTCTCGCGCGGTACGAGGAGATGGCCGCCGAGGCCGACAAGATGCGGAAGCTGGACTTCGAGGAGATCCAGATCCCGCCGGGCCCGCGGCTCGGCAGCATCGTCGTCGAGGTCTCCAACCTCAGCAAGGGCTTCGGTGACAAGCTCCTCATCGACGACCTCAGCTTCACCCTGCCGCGCAACGGCATCGTGGGTGTCATCGGCCCCAACGGCGCCGGCAAGACCACCCTCTTCAAGATGATCCAGGGTCTGGAGACCCCGGACTCCGGCTCCATCAAGGTCGGCGAGACCGTCAAGATCTCGTACGTCGACCAGAGCCGCGCCAACATCGACCCGAAGAAGACCCTCTGGGCGGTCGTCTCGGACGAGCTGGACTACATCAACGTCGGCCAGGTCGAGATGCCGAGCCGGGCGTACGTGTCCGCGTTCGGCTTCAAGGGTCCCGACCAGCAGAAGCCCGCCGGTGTCCTGTCCGGTGGTGAGCGCAACCGGCTCAACCTCGCGCTCACCCTCAAGCAGGGCGGCAACCTGCTGCTCCTCGACGAGCCGACCAACGACCTCGACGTCGAGACCCTCGGCTCGCTGGAGAACGCGCTCCTCGAGTTCCCGGGCGCGGCCGTGGTCGTCTCCCACGACCGGTGGTTCCTGGACCGGGTCGCCACCCACATCCTCGCCTACGAGGGTGACTCCAAGTGGTTCTGGTTCGAGGGCAACTTCGAGTCGTACGAGAAGAACAAGATCGAGCGGCTCGGCCCGGACGCGGCGCGTCCGCACCGCGCCACCTACAAGAAGCTGACCCGGGGCTGATCTTGCGGCACATCTACCGCTGCCCGCTGCGCTGGGCGGACATGGACGCGTACGGCCACGTCAACAACGTGGTCTTCCTCCGCTACCTGGAGGAAGCCCGTATCGACTTCCTGTTCCGCCCGGAGAAGGACTTCAAGCAGGGGTCCGTGGTGGCACGCCATGAGATCGACTACAAGCGCCAGCTCGTCCACCGGCACGCGCCCGTGGACATCGAGCTGTGGGTCACCGAGATCCGCGCGGCGTCCTTCACCATCGCCTACGAGGTGAAGGACGGCGACGAGGTCTACGTCCGCGCCTCCACGGTGATAGTGCCGTTCGACTTCGCGGCCCAGCGCCCGCGCCGGATCACCACGGAGGAACGGGAGTTCCTCGAGGAGTACCGGGACAACGACGAGGAGGAGGCCGTCGCCGCATGACGGTGCTCCACCTCGCCGACGAGTCGGAGGCGGCGGACCTCGCCGCCTTCCTCTCCCGGCTGCTCCACTACGACCGCTCGGCCGCGGTGCGCCTCCAGGGGACCGGCACCGCGCTCGCCGTCTTCGGGCGGCCGCCGTCCTTCGAGGTGCTGGCGATCCGGGCGGTACGGCTGGCGAAGCCGTACGAGAACGGGCTCGACGTCACTCTCGACGTGACCGTGTCCGCCGGTGAGCTCCTGGAGTCCGTCGACGAGAGCGCCGGCACCGCTGTCGTACCGCCGGCGGTGACCGGTCCGCCGTGGGCCGGGGTGCTGCCGCCGCGCGGCGGATGGCAGCCGGTGACCGGCCTTCCGGGGCCGGAGGCGCTGCGCGCGCTCGTCCTCGCCGGGATCGCCGAATTCCGGTCGCGTACCGAGGAGTTGGGGCCCGAGGGGCGTACCCGGGCCGAACTCGACCGGATCGGCCGGGAGATCTGGTCCCGGACCGTCGCGGACACCGGGCTGCCCGTGCGGGCCGTGCACGCGGCCCAGTCGCTCGGATTCCTGCGGCCCGGCGGCGAGTCGGGGCTCTTCTCCTCCGGAGCGTGGCTGCGGCTGCGCACGCCCTACGGCTCGATCGCCGTACGGCAAGGGGGACTTGGGGCTCTCGGCGTCAGCGTGCGCTGACCGGCCCCCACCGATCCAACCGTCAGTCCCGGTCGCTGTCGTCCGGCCACACCCCGATGTGGTCCGGTTCCAGTTCCAGTGCGACCCGGTCGCGCATGCCCAGTGTCTCGGTGTACTCCTTCGGGAGCTGGAGGCGGCCCGCGCGGTCCAGCATCGCGTACTCCCGCGCCACCAGCGTCTCGTGGCCCGTCGTCGCGTCGACCTCGCTGCGGCGCAGGACCTCCGTGGCCGTACGGCCGTCCCTGATGGCCACCGCCCGGCGGACCTCGGAGGCCACGGCCTGGTCGTGGGTGACGATGACGATCGTCGTGCCGAGCTGTTCGTTGGCCGTGCGGAACGCGGCGAAGATCTGTTCCGCGGTGTGCGAGTCGAGTTCGCCGGTCGGTTCGTCGGCCAGCAGGACCGCGGGGTCGTTGGCCAGCGCGACCGCGATCGCCACGCGTTGCTGCTGGCCGCCGGACATCTGGTGGGGGCGACGGTTGCGGCAGTCGGCGACCTCCAGCAACTCCAGGAGTTCCAGGGCCCGTTGGGTCTGGGCGCGGCGGGCGGTGCGGGCGCCGGAGAGCTGGATGGGCAGGGTGATGTTCTGCGCCGCGGTGAGGTAGGGCAGGAGGTTGCGGGACGTCTGCTGCCACACGAAGCCGACGGTCTTGCGGCGGTAGGCCAGGCGGTCCTTCGCGGTCATGGTGAGCAGGTCGTGCCCGGCGACCCTGGCCGCGCCGGCGGTGGGGGTGTCGAGGCCGGCGAGGATGTTCATGAGGGTGGACTTGCCGCTGCCCGATGCGCCCACCAGGGCGAGGAGTTCGCCCTCGCGCACGAGCAGGTCGAGGCCCTGGAGCGCCTGGACCTCCACGCCGTCCGTGGTGAAGATGCGCACGAGCCGGTCGCAGGTGATCAGGGCGTCGTGGCCGTAGGTGGGGCGGTTGCGGGCGGCGGTCGCCTTCTGCGCCAGGTCCGTGAGGGTGGGGTTCGTGGTCATGGGCCGTCTCCTGGACTGTGGTCCGGCGTCAGGGCTGCTCGGGTCGCACGCAACGCGTCATCGGGTGTCACACAAAGGGTCATCAGACGCCACCCGGGTCATCGGACGTCACGCGGCTCATCGGGCGCCACCCGGGTCATCGAGCGTCATCCGGGTCATCGGGCGTCACCCGCTCTCAGTTCCGTCACCGACCCCCGTCTCCCCGACCACCAGGCCTGTCCGACCCCCACCCCGACCGCCAGCAGCAGCACCGCCGCCGCCGGTATCGCCAGGGACGGCAGGTCCATGCGCAACTCCACCGCGCCCGCGCCGGGTTCGGCCGTCGGGAGGGCGAGGGCGGTCAGGTCGATCCCCGGGGACAGCAGGCGGATCGTGGCCCAGCCCGTGAGGACGCCGCCGAGCGCGGCCAGGACCGCCTGGGGGAGGGACTCCAGGATCAGCAGGCGCCGGCCCGCCGCCCGGGTGAGGCCCATCGTGCGCAGGCGGGCCAGCAGGGCGGTGCGTTCGGGGGCGGTGCGCAGGAGGGACAGGAGGAGGGCGAGGACGGTGTAACCGGTGCCGGCCGCCACGGCGGTCGTATAGACGCGTTCCGCGCCGGTCTGGAGCGGGGAGTCGACATAGCCCGCCCGCTCCTCGGACCGCAGCCGCACGGTCGCCGTCTTCGGGGCGGCCTCGCGCAGTGCGGTCCCGTCCAGGTTCTCGCCGGTCAGGAGCAGCCCGGTCGGCCGGGCCGCCGCCGGGCCCAGTGCCGTGCGGTTCACGATCAGGAAGTCCGGGCCCGACACCGCCGGGGTGCGGTCGAGGACGGCGGTGATGCGGACGGTGAGGGTGCTGCCGTCCGGGAGGAGGACCGGGAAGGGGCGGGTGCCGTACGTCCGGGCGGTGGCCGTGGAGGCCAGGGCCGGAGCGGGGGCGCCGGCGGCCGCCGCCTGCAACTCGCCCCGCGGGAAGGCGCCCAGGCCGGTCCGGGCCGACAGGGCCGCGTAATCGGCGGGGTCCACCCCGACCAGCGGTACCGTCTGGGCCCCGTCGGCCGGCTTCGCCTCGAAGGTGACGCTCAGCGTGGACACCTCGCTCACTCCGGGACTACGGCGCAGCCGGTCCGGGAGCCCGGACGGGAGCGGCGCCGCCGACTCCACCCGGGCGTCGGCGCCGACCGAGAGCAGGGCCGCGTGGTCGCGGGCCTCCCGCACGCCCGCGAGGACCGAGCCGCCGAAGGCCGCCGTGGTCAGGGCGGTCAGCAGGGCGAGCAGGGGCAGCACCGCGGAGGCCGAGGTGCGGCCCGCCCGGGCCAGCGACAGATGGGCCACCGCGCCGCGCAGCCGCGCCGCGGGCCGGGCCAGGCCGCGCAGCGGCAGCGGGTACAGGCGGACCAGGACCAGCGCCGCGATCACCCCCAGCAGCACCGGCGCCAGGGAGACGAGGTCACCGGCGGAGCCCGAGGTGCCGCGCCGGCGCAGCGACTCCACCGCGCCCGCGGCCAGCACCAGCAGCGTCAGCTCGGCGACCGTACGGCGCCGGGACGGCCGTACGGACGCCACGTCCTCGCGGCCGGTGTGCACGCGGACCAGGCGGTGGGCGGCGGCCGCGCGCAGGGGGAGGGCCGCGCAGGTCACGGCGGTGACCGCGACGGCGGCCCACACGGCGGCACCGGCGCGGCCCGCCGGGATCGCGAGCAGCGCGGCGGCGAGGCCCAGGGCACCCGCGGGCACGGCGACGGCGGCCGTCTCGGCGAAGAGCCGGGCCGTGAGACCGCGCAGGGAGGCGCCCCGGGCGCGCAGCAGGGCGAGTTCGCTGCGGCGGCGTTCGGCAGTGAGGCCGCCCGCCATCATGAGGACGACGGCGGCGACCGTGCCGGTGCCGAACGCGGCGACGGCGACGAGCGGGGCGACGCTCTCGCGGAGCCGGCCGTAGGAGATGAGGACCTCGTCGAGGTCGGTGGTGACCTCGGTGCTGCCGTTCAGCTCCGAGAGCTCGGTCGACGGGCCGTCGATCTCCCGGCGCACCTCCCGCAGCGCCGGACCGGCCTCCAGGGAGGCGATCGCGGACCGCAGGGCCGGGATGTCGCGGGCCCGCAGGGCCCCTATGTCCGGGGCCAACTGCCAGTAGCGCTCGGGTTTTCCGGAGTCGGCGAGCAGGGCGGGGGCGGCGTCCGGGTACAGCAGCAGGGCGCCGACCCAGTACATGGCGATGGACGGCAGGGGTTCGCGGATCAGGGCCGGGGTGCGCAGGATGGTCTTGGTCGACCAGTACGCGCCTCGCGGCTCGCGCGGGGTGACGATGCCCGTGATCCGAACCGTGTAGGGCGGGACGTGGAGCACCGAACCGACCTTGATGTGCAGGGCCTTGGCCGTCTCGGCGCTGACGGCGGCCTCCAGTTCACGCGTCGTGGAGGCCACTTGGCCGTCGGCGCGCGGCAACCGTCCCTGTGCGAGGGAGGAGTGGGCGGCGAGGCCCGTCTGCGCGACCAGGGTCACCCGCGCGGGGTCGCCGGTCGGCCTCGGCAGCCACGGGTCGAGCACCGGGATGTCCTGGGTGGTGCGCACGCCGTACGTCGACTGGTCCCGGTCGAGGACGAGCGGGTCCGGGACCTGGGCGCGGACCTCGGTGTCCTGCTCGGCCAGCATGTCCGGGCGCAGCGCGTCCTCGCGGAAACGGGTCGTCTCCATCAGCGAGGGCGGCGGGGCGTACACCTCGATGCCGGTCCGGTCGGGGCGGGCCTGCTCGGCGGCCCGGCGCAGCCCGGAGTCCTCGTACCGGTCGACCGCGCGCGGGAAGGCGGCCGCGAGGCACGCCGTCAACGCGACCAGCAGCGCGAGCGCGCACGCGGTGCCGGTCGCGGTCCGCAGCCGGGTCCGGACCCAGGGCACGCTCACCCCGGAGCCCTCATGGGCGTCCCCGTCGGA
Above is a window of Streptomyces griseorubiginosus DNA encoding:
- a CDS encoding thioesterase family protein, whose translation is MRHIYRCPLRWADMDAYGHVNNVVFLRYLEEARIDFLFRPEKDFKQGSVVARHEIDYKRQLVHRHAPVDIELWVTEIRAASFTIAYEVKDGDEVYVRASTVIVPFDFAAQRPRRITTEEREFLEEYRDNDEEEAVAA
- a CDS encoding ABC transporter ATP-binding protein; the encoded protein is MTTNPTLTDLAQKATAARNRPTYGHDALITCDRLVRIFTTDGVEVQALQGLDLLVREGELLALVGASGSGKSTLMNILAGLDTPTAGAARVAGHDLLTMTAKDRLAYRRKTVGFVWQQTSRNLLPYLTAAQNITLPIQLSGARTARRAQTQRALELLELLEVADCRNRRPHQMSGGQQQRVAIAVALANDPAVLLADEPTGELDSHTAEQIFAAFRTANEQLGTTIVIVTHDQAVASEVRRAVAIRDGRTATEVLRRSEVDATTGHETLVAREYAMLDRAGRLQLPKEYTETLGMRDRVALELEPDHIGVWPDDSDRD
- a CDS encoding FtsX-like permease family protein, with amino-acid sequence MTAGASASDGDAHEGSGVSVPWVRTRLRTATGTACALALLVALTACLAAAFPRAVDRYEDSGLRRAAEQARPDRTGIEVYAPPPSLMETTRFREDALRPDMLAEQDTEVRAQVPDPLVLDRDQSTYGVRTTQDIPVLDPWLPRPTGDPARVTLVAQTGLAAHSSLAQGRLPRADGQVASTTRELEAAVSAETAKALHIKVGSVLHVPPYTVRITGIVTPREPRGAYWSTKTILRTPALIREPLPSIAMYWVGALLLYPDAAPALLADSGKPERYWQLAPDIGALRARDIPALRSAIASLEAGPALREVRREIDGPSTELSELNGSTEVTTDLDEVLISYGRLRESVAPLVAVAAFGTGTVAAVVLMMAGGLTAERRRSELALLRARGASLRGLTARLFAETAAVAVPAGALGLAAALLAIPAGRAGAAVWAAVAVTAVTCAALPLRAAAAHRLVRVHTGREDVASVRPSRRRTVAELTLLVLAAGAVESLRRRGTSGSAGDLVSLAPVLLGVIAALVLVRLYPLPLRGLARPAARLRGAVAHLSLARAGRTSASAVLPLLALLTALTTAAFGGSVLAGVREARDHAALLSVGADARVESAAPLPSGLPDRLRRSPGVSEVSTLSVTFEAKPADGAQTVPLVGVDPADYAALSARTGLGAFPRGELQAAAAGAPAPALASTATARTYGTRPFPVLLPDGSTLTVRITAVLDRTPAVSGPDFLIVNRTALGPAAARPTGLLLTGENLDGTALREAAPKTATVRLRSEERAGYVDSPLQTGAERVYTTAVAAGTGYTVLALLLSLLRTAPERTALLARLRTMGLTRAAGRRLLILESLPQAVLAALGGVLTGWATIRLLSPGIDLTALALPTAEPGAGAVELRMDLPSLAIPAAAVLLLAVGVGVGQAWWSGRRGSVTELRAGDAR
- the ettA gene encoding energy-dependent translational throttle protein EttA; amino-acid sequence: MAEYIYTMRKTRKAIGDKVILDDVSLNFLPGAKIGVVGPNGAGKSTILKIMAGLDQPSNGDAFLAPGYTVGILLQEPPLNEEKTVLENVQEGVAEVKGKLDRFNEIAELMATDYSDALLDEMGKLQEELDHANAWDLDAQLEQAMDALGCPPGDWAVTNLSGGEKRRVALCKLLLEAPDLLLLDEPTNHLDAESVNWLEQHLAKYDGTIVAVTHDRYFLDNVAGWICEVDRGRLHGYEGNYSKYLETKQTRLKVEGQKDAKRAKRLKEELEWVRSNAKGRQAKSKARLARYEEMAAEADKMRKLDFEEIQIPPGPRLGSIVVEVSNLSKGFGDKLLIDDLSFTLPRNGIVGVIGPNGAGKTTLFKMIQGLETPDSGSIKVGETVKISYVDQSRANIDPKKTLWAVVSDELDYINVGQVEMPSRAYVSAFGFKGPDQQKPAGVLSGGERNRLNLALTLKQGGNLLLLDEPTNDLDVETLGSLENALLEFPGAAVVVSHDRWFLDRVATHILAYEGDSKWFWFEGNFESYEKNKIERLGPDAARPHRATYKKLTRG
- a CDS encoding Cys-Gln thioester bond-forming surface protein, whose protein sequence is MFSAFSALSVRGRGAARLAAATFVSGLLAAGMAVAAAGTAAADDTAQNQRGATATIGGLKTYGEAVIHDTNGDLQVPAGLFEMSVEGGGTLQTYCVDLYNPTQKDAKYHETDWSGTSLGANRNAGKIRWILQNSYPQVNDLAALAAKAGVPAGLTEQDAAAGTQVAIWRYSDAANVDAVDPQAEKLADYLEKSARDLTEPAASLTLDPPAVSGHPGELLGPVTVHTNAAGTTVTPPADAATSGVRIVGKDGKPVTSASNGSELYFDVPEDAGAGAADLTVQASTTVPVGRAFASESRSQTQILAGSSESTVSATASATWAEQGAVPALSAARNCTKGGLDITATNQGDEEFGFELMGTQYAIAAGETRTVTVPLQEDQAYDFTIKGPDGLVERFTGVLDCRTRSSETGATTQTLSEPSPATVAAPSADVNLAETGGSATTPLIAGTAIGLVVIGGAFLVHTGRKQNRTHD